A single Rubrivivax gelatinosus IL144 DNA region contains:
- a CDS encoding FAD:protein FMN transferase has protein sequence MLRHPTRRRLLLGGGLVMAAPLASQAMPAAAAGHESRVLMGTRIDLTVVDADPARRAAALAAAWRRMEADAARWSRFRGDGALARLAAAAGARALSVDPDTAELLRGARRCAEATDGCFDPTVGAYEDWHFGDGAEARVPAAARLAAQRRRVGFEHLEIERDAPRARLARSGMRLDLGGFAKLPVLAGGLQALQQAGVRRAMVNGGGDVLCLGQGRDPAWRIGVRDPAEPSRLRGVVALRSGVVASSGDYERFFIDAQGRRQHHILDPRSGWPTRGLHGVTLVAEQVETVNGLGAATMVGGVRRAQSWLAARPGVDALTVGDDGAWFAGRMAERLAAL, from the coding sequence ATGCTTCGCCACCCCACCCGGCGCCGGCTGCTGCTCGGCGGCGGCCTGGTCATGGCCGCGCCGCTGGCCTCGCAGGCGATGCCGGCCGCCGCGGCCGGGCACGAATCGCGGGTGCTGATGGGCACGCGCATCGACCTCACCGTCGTCGACGCCGACCCGGCGCGCCGTGCCGCGGCGCTGGCCGCGGCCTGGCGGCGCATGGAGGCCGACGCGGCGCGCTGGAGCCGCTTCCGTGGCGACGGCGCACTGGCGCGGCTGGCCGCTGCCGCCGGTGCGCGTGCGCTGAGCGTCGACCCCGACACCGCCGAGCTGCTGCGCGGCGCGCGCCGCTGCGCCGAGGCCACCGACGGCTGCTTCGACCCCACCGTCGGCGCTTACGAAGACTGGCACTTCGGCGACGGTGCCGAGGCCCGTGTGCCCGCCGCCGCGCGGCTGGCGGCCCAGCGCCGGCGCGTCGGCTTCGAGCATCTGGAGATCGAGCGCGACGCGCCGCGTGCACGCCTGGCGCGCAGCGGCATGCGGCTGGATCTGGGCGGTTTCGCCAAGCTGCCGGTGCTGGCCGGCGGGCTGCAGGCGCTGCAGCAGGCCGGCGTGCGGCGGGCGATGGTCAACGGCGGCGGCGACGTGCTGTGCCTGGGGCAGGGCCGCGACCCGGCCTGGCGCATCGGCGTGCGCGACCCGGCCGAGCCTTCGCGGCTGCGCGGCGTCGTCGCGCTGCGTTCGGGCGTCGTCGCGTCCTCGGGCGACTACGAGCGCTTCTTCATCGATGCCCAGGGCCGGCGCCAGCACCACATCCTGGACCCGCGCAGCGGCTGGCCGACACGCGGCCTGCACGGCGTGACGCTGGTGGCCGAGCAGGTCGAGACCGTCAACGGCCTGGGCGCGGCGACCATGGTCGGCGGCGTGCGACGCGCGCAGAGCTGGCTGGCGGCGCGCCCCGGTGTCGACGCGCTGACCGTCGGCGACGATGGCGCCTGGTTCGCCGGGCGCATGGCCGAGCGCCTCGCTGCGCTGTGA
- a CDS encoding DUF2946 domain-containing protein, with the protein MSKRGRHPFALWIAALVILMASLAPSVSQALGFARSAAAVEICTAHGSVWVDADTGDETDGPASAGHLFEHCPFCSLHAPALGLPPAPLALPGVPPGAEPLPRAFLAAARTPHAWVTAQPRAPPRA; encoded by the coding sequence TTGAGCAAGCGCGGCCGCCACCCATTCGCCCTCTGGATCGCCGCGCTGGTGATCCTGATGGCCTCGCTCGCGCCCTCGGTCTCGCAGGCGCTGGGTTTTGCGCGCAGCGCCGCGGCGGTGGAGATCTGCACCGCGCACGGCTCGGTCTGGGTCGATGCCGACACCGGCGACGAGACCGACGGCCCGGCGAGCGCCGGCCACCTGTTCGAGCACTGCCCCTTCTGCTCGCTGCACGCCCCGGCGCTGGGCCTGCCGCCGGCGCCGCTGGCCTTGCCCGGCGTGCCGCCGGGCGCGGAGCCGCTGCCGCGCGCCTTCCTCGCGGCCGCCCGCACGCCGCACGCCTGGGTCACGGCCCAGCCCCGCGCACCGCCGCGGGCCTGA
- the nosZ gene encoding TAT-dependent nitrous-oxide reductase — translation MQHDKTPEAAADVPARRRFLNTAALSGLAVAVGACTDKSGAAGAAAPASAAAGSHAGAANATHLAPGELDSYYGLWSGGHTGDMRVLGLPSGREIHRIPVFNPDALVGWGITNESKKVMGTKPDGSLRYTVADTHHTHASYKDGNYDGRYAWINDKINARIARIRLDYFVCDKITQLPNVQGFHGIFPDKRDPVDPAINYTTRVFCGGEFAIPLPNAGTEDGSKYRSIFSCVDAETMEVRWQALIDGNCDLVATSYDGKLAATNQYNTEGGVHYEDMMSAERDACLFFHVARVEAAVKAGKFKTIGDSKVPVVDATREANKDPKTALAGYVSVPKNPHGVNASPDGKYFICSGKLSPTGTVIELAKVLDWFDGKLEKLDDVIVAEVELGLGPLHTAFDGRGNAYTTLFLDSQVVKWNVDAAIKFHQGDKSAKYVVDRLDVHYQPGHLSATHSETAAADGKYLAVGCKFSKDRFLPVGPLHPENEQFIDISGDKMVLLADHPVRGEPHDFIIFKRDIVKPKQVYSLDESPIAVKDPKESGVTRNGRKVTVKLTSQAPAFSLREFKVKSGDEVTLILTNLDKVEDLTHGFAIPNHNVNFIVNPQETKSVTFTAGKPGVYWCYCTHFCHALHLEMRTRMIVEA, via the coding sequence ATGCAACACGACAAGACCCCCGAAGCCGCGGCCGACGTGCCGGCGCGGCGCCGCTTCCTGAACACCGCGGCCCTGTCGGGCCTGGCGGTGGCCGTCGGCGCCTGCACCGACAAGAGCGGTGCCGCCGGTGCCGCCGCGCCGGCGTCGGCCGCGGCCGGCAGCCATGCCGGTGCCGCCAACGCGACGCACCTCGCCCCGGGCGAACTCGACTCCTACTACGGCCTCTGGAGCGGCGGCCACACCGGCGACATGCGCGTGCTGGGCCTGCCTTCGGGTCGCGAGATCCACCGCATCCCGGTGTTCAACCCCGACGCGCTGGTCGGCTGGGGCATCACCAACGAGTCGAAGAAGGTCATGGGCACCAAGCCCGACGGCTCGCTGCGCTACACGGTGGCCGACACCCACCACACGCACGCCTCGTACAAGGACGGCAACTACGACGGCCGCTACGCGTGGATCAACGACAAGATCAACGCCCGCATCGCGCGCATCCGGCTGGACTACTTCGTCTGCGACAAGATCACGCAGCTGCCCAACGTCCAGGGCTTCCACGGCATCTTCCCGGACAAGCGCGACCCGGTGGACCCGGCGATCAACTACACGACGCGCGTGTTCTGCGGCGGCGAGTTCGCGATCCCGCTGCCCAACGCCGGCACCGAGGACGGCTCGAAGTACCGCTCGATCTTCAGCTGCGTCGACGCCGAGACCATGGAAGTGCGCTGGCAGGCGCTGATCGACGGCAACTGCGACCTCGTCGCCACCTCGTACGACGGCAAGCTCGCGGCGACCAACCAGTACAACACCGAAGGCGGCGTGCACTACGAGGACATGATGTCCGCCGAGCGCGACGCCTGCCTGTTCTTCCACGTCGCGCGCGTCGAGGCGGCGGTCAAGGCCGGCAAGTTCAAGACCATCGGCGACAGCAAGGTGCCGGTCGTCGACGCCACGCGCGAAGCGAACAAGGACCCGAAGACCGCGCTCGCCGGCTACGTCTCGGTGCCGAAGAACCCGCACGGTGTCAACGCCTCGCCCGACGGCAAGTACTTCATCTGCTCGGGCAAGCTCTCGCCCACCGGCACCGTCATCGAACTCGCCAAGGTGCTGGACTGGTTCGACGGCAAGCTCGAGAAGCTCGACGACGTCATCGTCGCCGAGGTCGAGCTGGGCCTGGGCCCCCTGCACACCGCCTTCGACGGCCGCGGCAACGCCTACACCACGCTGTTCCTGGACAGCCAGGTCGTGAAGTGGAACGTCGACGCCGCGATCAAGTTCCACCAGGGCGACAAGAGCGCCAAGTACGTCGTCGACCGCCTGGACGTGCACTACCAGCCGGGCCACCTGAGCGCCACGCACAGCGAGACCGCGGCCGCCGACGGCAAGTACCTCGCGGTGGGCTGCAAGTTCAGCAAGGACCGCTTCCTGCCGGTGGGCCCGCTGCACCCGGAGAACGAGCAGTTCATCGACATCTCGGGCGACAAGATGGTGCTGCTGGCCGACCACCCGGTGCGTGGCGAGCCGCACGACTTCATCATCTTCAAGCGCGACATCGTCAAGCCCAAGCAGGTGTATTCGCTCGACGAATCGCCGATCGCGGTGAAGGACCCGAAGGAGTCCGGCGTCACGCGCAACGGCAGGAAGGTCACCGTCAAGCTCACCTCGCAGGCGCCGGCGTTCAGCCTGCGCGAGTTCAAGGTGAAGAGCGGCGACGAGGTGACGCTGATCCTCACCAACCTGGACAAGGTCGAGGACCTGACGCACGGCTTCGCGATCCCGAACCACAACGTCAACTTCATCGTCAACCCGCAGGAGACGAAGTCGGTGACGTTCACGGCCGGCAAGCCGGGCGTGTACTGGTGCTACTGCACGCACTTCTGCCATGCGCTGCACCTGGAGATGCGCACCCGCATGATCGTCGAGGCCTAG
- a CDS encoding nitrous oxide reductase family maturation protein NosD produces MKLLRALACTVALATAPAWAATWRVAPGGDLAGTVARAAAGDVVEIERGRYETQLVIDKPLTLRGINRPTISGGQRGDVIRIRATDVTIEGLIVRDSGHSLVDQQAGIYVQPGAHRAVIRRCDLTYNLFGLWIEKANDVRVEDNVITGLRDLNSAQRGNGVQLYNTLRARIVGNQISFVRDALYVDVSHDAVFRGNRLHHSRYGTHYMNSYRNLWEDNDSWANRGGLALMEVRDQVVRRNRTWGNSDHGIMLRTLQDSVIEDNVVAGNERGFFIYDVEYATLRGNLIVGNAVGVHLAAGSTRNTVEHNDFIANREAVRYVGGRDEHWNGGNYFSTYLGWDRDGDGVGDVPYEANDVVDRLQNRHPALRLLMGSPAVQALRLLAQQFPVLRVPSVVDDRPAMKPGHTNGSEWIERTR; encoded by the coding sequence ATGAAACTCCTGCGCGCGCTCGCCTGCACCGTGGCGCTGGCCACGGCGCCCGCCTGGGCCGCGACCTGGCGCGTCGCGCCGGGCGGCGACCTGGCCGGCACGGTGGCGCGCGCCGCGGCGGGCGACGTCGTCGAGATCGAACGCGGGCGCTACGAGACCCAGCTCGTCATCGACAAGCCGCTGACGCTGCGCGGCATCAACCGGCCGACGATCTCGGGCGGCCAGCGCGGCGACGTCATCCGCATCCGCGCCACCGACGTGACGATCGAAGGCCTGATCGTGCGCGACTCGGGCCACAGCCTGGTCGACCAGCAGGCCGGCATCTACGTGCAGCCGGGCGCGCACCGCGCCGTCATCCGTCGCTGCGACCTGACCTACAACCTCTTCGGGCTGTGGATCGAGAAGGCCAACGACGTTCGGGTGGAAGACAACGTCATCACCGGCCTGCGCGACCTGAACTCGGCGCAGCGCGGCAACGGCGTGCAGCTCTACAACACGCTGCGTGCCCGGATCGTCGGCAACCAGATCAGCTTCGTGCGCGACGCACTCTACGTCGACGTCTCGCACGACGCCGTGTTCCGCGGCAACCGGCTGCACCACAGCCGCTACGGCACGCACTACATGAACTCCTACCGCAACCTGTGGGAGGACAACGACAGCTGGGCGAATCGCGGCGGGCTGGCGCTGATGGAGGTGCGCGACCAGGTGGTGCGCCGCAACCGCACCTGGGGCAACAGCGACCACGGGATCATGCTGCGCACGCTGCAGGACTCGGTCATCGAGGACAACGTCGTCGCCGGCAACGAGCGCGGCTTCTTCATCTACGACGTCGAGTACGCCACGCTGCGCGGCAACCTGATCGTCGGCAACGCCGTCGGCGTGCACCTGGCCGCCGGCTCGACACGCAACACCGTCGAACACAACGACTTCATCGCCAACCGCGAGGCCGTGCGCTACGTCGGTGGCCGCGACGAGCACTGGAACGGCGGCAACTACTTCAGCACCTACCTCGGCTGGGACCGCGACGGCGACGGCGTCGGCGACGTGCCCTACGAGGCCAACGACGTCGTCGACCGGCTGCAGAACCGCCACCCGGCGCTGCGCCTGCTGATGGGCAGCCCGGCGGTGCAGGCGCTGCGCCTGCTGGCACAGCAGTTCCCGGTGCTGCGCGTGCCCAGCGTCGTCGACGACCGGCCGGCGATGAAACCCGGCCACACCAACGGGAGCGAATGGATTGAACGCACACGCTGA
- a CDS encoding NosR/NirI family protein yields MPLPLFLVALWLAFAAALPAQAAGGAYEAELPADLASAPDLCARVPCAAVFPGAVRFSTRRGSPPYVEAYGAGETLLGWVVLSTDVTDTPAYSGKPVVTLIGIARDGRYVGVKVLKHSEPILLLGIPESALIRFNEQYVGKGIADKIEVGPSRPDENILGVDAISGATVTVIAQNQVMSLSGAAVGRQVGLIAPVNREPASWAGAERRWTWPQLVDAGLVKRLRVTPQQVGLDADGGAPFIELWFGDLNHPGVGASVLGDAGYARLRSQLADGEHAIFIVRTAGKESFKGSGFVRGGIFDRVQIKQGHDAFTFRDLDAMNLYGIEAAGAPAVTESAIFIVRSSAFSAAYPWKLAFLGSRVDRATGHRSFMRFEAGYWLPDELLQGGRPAADEDDAPWKRVWSTQRLKIALFAALLLAVGVVWSLRDRLTERSTRKNKWPVNAFKYTAWALSIVFVGFGLMAQPSVTQVLTWFHSVLYQWTWSLFLSDPFIFLFWIFIAVTVFLFGRGLFCGWLCPFGSLSEAIYKLAGKVGLARFQRQLPRAWHDRLKWGKYAVFFGLLAVSMVSMTTAEQLAEVEPFKTTFLVGIWNRPWPYGLFVATLLGLSIFIERPYCKYICPLGAALAMPSTFRWFGLRRKIDCNRCKACATDCGAQAIDAAGRIDHRECLHCLDCMVLYTDTKACPPLSQERKRRERDGLLITKIGRDGYFIPLQPETAVPRTNDGPDPRMASAPARPPYPASARGLAWWTHELHDHLWPWTRDGWREQRALSAAGLALALAVTVAWGLAAGGRLSQAAVIGWWFGWSLYELLIRLQGRRYVKEGPWWRMNFRQASWMDMASYVGFKNLLIGASLFLLLKAAGLPDA; encoded by the coding sequence TTGCCCCTGCCCCTGTTCCTCGTCGCGCTGTGGCTGGCCTTCGCCGCCGCGCTGCCCGCGCAAGCCGCCGGCGGCGCCTACGAGGCCGAACTGCCCGCCGACCTGGCGAGCGCGCCCGACTTGTGCGCGCGTGTGCCCTGCGCCGCGGTCTTCCCCGGCGCCGTGCGCTTCTCCACGCGTCGCGGCAGCCCGCCCTACGTCGAGGCCTACGGTGCCGGCGAAACGCTGCTGGGCTGGGTCGTGCTGTCGACCGACGTCACCGACACGCCGGCGTACTCCGGCAAGCCGGTCGTCACGCTGATCGGCATCGCCCGGGACGGCCGCTACGTCGGCGTCAAGGTGCTCAAGCACTCCGAGCCGATCCTGCTGCTGGGCATCCCCGAGTCGGCGCTGATCAGGTTCAACGAGCAGTACGTCGGCAAGGGCATCGCCGACAAGATCGAGGTCGGGCCGTCGCGGCCCGACGAGAACATCCTCGGCGTCGACGCGATCTCCGGTGCCACCGTCACCGTCATCGCCCAGAACCAGGTGATGAGCCTGTCGGGCGCGGCCGTCGGCCGTCAGGTCGGGCTGATCGCGCCGGTGAACCGCGAGCCGGCGTCGTGGGCCGGCGCCGAGCGCCGCTGGACCTGGCCGCAGCTCGTGGACGCCGGCCTCGTCAAGCGCCTGCGCGTGACGCCGCAGCAGGTCGGCCTGGACGCCGACGGCGGCGCACCGTTCATCGAACTCTGGTTCGGCGACCTCAACCACCCCGGCGTCGGCGCCAGCGTGCTCGGCGACGCCGGCTACGCGCGCCTGCGCTCGCAGCTGGCCGACGGCGAACACGCGATCTTCATCGTGCGCACCGCCGGCAAGGAATCGTTCAAGGGCTCGGGCTTCGTGCGCGGCGGCATCTTCGACCGCGTGCAGATCAAGCAGGGCCACGACGCCTTCACCTTCCGCGACCTCGACGCGATGAACCTCTACGGCATCGAGGCCGCAGGCGCGCCGGCGGTCACCGAGTCGGCGATCTTCATCGTGCGTTCCAGCGCCTTCTCGGCCGCCTACCCGTGGAAGCTGGCCTTCCTGGGCAGCCGTGTCGACCGCGCCACCGGCCACCGCAGCTTCATGCGTTTCGAGGCCGGCTACTGGCTGCCCGACGAGCTGCTGCAAGGCGGCCGGCCCGCGGCCGACGAGGACGACGCGCCGTGGAAGCGCGTCTGGTCGACGCAGCGGCTGAAGATCGCGCTGTTCGCCGCGCTGCTGCTGGCCGTCGGCGTCGTCTGGTCCTTGCGTGACCGGCTGACCGAACGATCGACGCGCAAGAACAAGTGGCCGGTCAACGCCTTCAAGTACACGGCCTGGGCGCTGTCCATCGTCTTCGTCGGCTTCGGGCTGATGGCCCAGCCTTCGGTGACACAGGTGCTGACCTGGTTCCACTCGGTGCTGTACCAGTGGACCTGGTCGCTGTTCCTGAGCGACCCGTTCATCTTCCTGTTCTGGATCTTCATCGCGGTCACGGTGTTCCTGTTCGGCCGCGGCCTTTTCTGCGGCTGGCTGTGCCCGTTCGGCTCGCTGTCCGAGGCCATCTACAAGCTGGCCGGCAAGGTCGGCCTGGCGCGTTTCCAGCGCCAGCTGCCGCGCGCCTGGCACGACCGGCTGAAGTGGGGCAAGTACGCCGTCTTCTTCGGCCTGCTGGCGGTGTCCATGGTGTCGATGACGACGGCCGAGCAGCTGGCCGAGGTCGAACCCTTCAAGACCACCTTCCTCGTCGGCATCTGGAACCGGCCCTGGCCTTACGGGCTGTTCGTCGCCACGCTGCTGGGGCTGTCGATCTTCATCGAGCGCCCGTACTGCAAGTACATCTGCCCGCTGGGCGCGGCGCTGGCGATGCCCAGCACCTTCCGCTGGTTCGGGCTGCGCCGCAAGATCGACTGCAACCGCTGCAAGGCCTGCGCCACCGACTGCGGCGCGCAGGCGATCGACGCCGCGGGCCGCATCGACCACCGCGAGTGCCTGCACTGCCTGGACTGCATGGTGCTCTACACCGACACCAAGGCCTGCCCGCCGCTGTCGCAGGAGCGCAAGCGCCGTGAACGCGACGGCCTGCTGATCACGAAGATCGGCCGCGACGGCTACTTCATCCCCCTCCAGCCCGAAACCGCGGTGCCGCGCACGAACGACGGCCCCGACCCGCGCATGGCCAGCGCCCCGGCACGCCCGCCCTACCCGGCGAGCGCGCGTGGCCTCGCCTGGTGGACGCACGAGCTGCACGACCACCTCTGGCCCTGGACACGCGATGGCTGGCGCGAGCAGCGTGCGCTGTCGGCCGCCGGGCTGGCGCTGGCGCTCGCCGTCACCGTCGCCTGGGGCCTGGCCGCCGGCGGCCGGCTGTCGCAGGCCGCGGTCATCGGCTGGTGGTTCGGCTGGAGCCTCTACGAGCTGCTGATCCGCCTGCAGGGCCGGCGCTACGTGAAGGAAGGCCCGTGGTGGCGCATGAACTTCCGCCAGGCGAGCTGGATGGACATGGCCAGCTACGTCGGCTTCAAGAACCTCTTGATCGGCGCCTCGCTGTTCCTGCTGCTGAAGGCCGCCGGCCTGCCCGACGCATGA
- a CDS encoding c-type cytochrome codes for MTLARTLIATVALAALAACGRQEPPAAPAAAPQASTPAPAAATTAPATPAATEVAAAPAANDTGKATYGKVCVMCHGAGIGGAPKIGDKAAWGPRIAQGQDTLYKHALEGFTGSQGMMPAKGGGANLSDDDVKAAVDHMVAAGK; via the coding sequence ATGACCCTCGCCCGCACCTTGATCGCCACCGTCGCACTTGCCGCGCTCGCCGCCTGCGGCCGCCAGGAGCCTCCGGCCGCGCCGGCCGCCGCGCCCCAAGCCTCGACACCCGCCCCCGCCGCCGCGACCACCGCCCCGGCCACGCCGGCCGCCACCGAAGTCGCTGCCGCCCCGGCGGCCAACGACACCGGCAAAGCCACCTACGGCAAGGTCTGCGTGATGTGCCACGGCGCCGGCATCGGCGGCGCGCCGAAGATCGGCGACAAGGCCGCCTGGGGCCCGCGCATCGCGCAAGGCCAGGACACGCTCTACAAGCACGCGCTCGAAGGCTTCACCGGCAGCCAGGGGATGATGCCGGCCAAGGGCGGCGGCGCGAACCTGAGCGACGACGACGTGAAAGCCGCCGTCGATCACATGGTCGCCGCAGGGAAGTGA